A single genomic interval of Burkholderia cepacia ATCC 25416 harbors:
- a CDS encoding DUF4148 domain-containing protein, with the protein MMKTPLIAALLVAVSAAVAAPTYAGESTVTRAQVRAELAALQKAGYLPNRPNDPNYPDNLQAALRRVHDNDAVAVGSQASGYGDDAVGATQSGNRSAIRMAERSIYFGH; encoded by the coding sequence ATGATGAAGACCCCACTGATCGCCGCCCTTCTTGTTGCCGTGTCGGCCGCCGTTGCCGCGCCGACGTACGCTGGCGAAAGCACCGTGACGCGTGCGCAGGTGCGTGCGGAACTGGCCGCACTGCAAAAGGCCGGCTACCTGCCGAACCGCCCCAACGACCCGAACTATCCGGACAATCTGCAGGCCGCGCTGCGCCGGGTTCACGACAACGATGCGGTCGCGGTCGGGTCGCAAGCGTCCGGTTACGGCGACGATGCCGTCGGGGCGACGCAGTCGGGAAACCGCAGCGCGATTCGCATGGCGGAACGCTCGATCTACTTCGGCCATTGA
- a CDS encoding DUF4148 domain-containing protein translates to MKTQLIAALLVAVSASASVPAFADEAVVSRAQVRAELVQLEQAGYQPGRANDPHYPVDLQAALTRIHANDAVVADAATSGYGSETVAATQSGRRPATRVAERSIYFGH, encoded by the coding sequence ATGAAAACCCAATTGATCGCCGCCCTTCTCGTCGCCGTGTCTGCCTCCGCCTCCGTACCGGCGTTCGCCGATGAAGCCGTCGTGTCCCGCGCGCAGGTGCGTGCCGAGCTCGTCCAGCTGGAACAGGCCGGTTATCAGCCGGGCCGCGCGAACGATCCGCACTATCCGGTCGACCTGCAGGCCGCGCTGACGCGCATTCACGCGAACGACGCCGTGGTGGCCGATGCGGCGACATCCGGCTACGGCAGCGAAACCGTCGCCGCGACGCAGTCGGGCCGGCGGCCCGCGACACGCGTCGCCGAACGCTCGATCTACTTCGGTCATTGA
- a CDS encoding LysR family transcriptional regulator has protein sequence MATPTLKQLDAFYWAATCANFSTAAQRLHLSVSSLSKRINELEQVVERTLFDRSGHRAVLTDDGEALLPAVVRVLESVAALQESVARDEGLSGRLRFGVGELSALTWLPRFVAAVQKQHPKLALEPYVDVGAALEEKVDAGELDFAVIAGRSSRSSVLSQPVAEARFAWMAAEALVGRERVLTPALLASHALVLLPSGSGVTRILDDWLLACGVNHARRIECNNWSAVAGMLGEGVGIGFLPVDWARARPGGHLVQLTSEPPLAPLQYAFQWRRGDVRGLIPSMLSLVRHYADFR, from the coding sequence ATGGCGACTCCGACTCTCAAGCAGCTCGACGCGTTCTACTGGGCGGCGACCTGCGCAAACTTCTCGACCGCTGCGCAACGGCTGCACCTGTCGGTGTCGTCGCTGTCCAAGCGCATCAACGAACTGGAACAGGTCGTCGAACGCACGCTGTTCGACCGGAGCGGCCACCGGGCCGTGCTGACCGACGACGGCGAGGCGCTGCTGCCGGCCGTGGTGCGGGTGCTCGAGTCCGTCGCCGCGCTGCAGGAATCGGTTGCCAGGGACGAAGGGTTGAGCGGCCGGCTGCGCTTCGGCGTCGGCGAACTGTCGGCGCTGACGTGGCTGCCGCGCTTCGTGGCGGCGGTCCAGAAGCAGCACCCGAAGCTGGCGCTGGAGCCGTATGTCGACGTGGGCGCGGCACTGGAGGAGAAAGTCGATGCCGGTGAACTGGATTTCGCGGTGATCGCCGGCCGGTCGTCGCGCAGCAGTGTGCTGTCGCAGCCGGTGGCGGAAGCGCGGTTCGCGTGGATGGCGGCCGAGGCGCTGGTCGGCCGCGAGCGCGTCCTGACGCCGGCGCTGCTCGCCAGCCACGCGCTGGTGCTGCTGCCGTCCGGTTCGGGCGTGACACGTATTCTCGACGACTGGCTGCTCGCGTGCGGCGTCAATCACGCGCGCAGGATCGAGTGCAACAACTGGAGTGCGGTGGCCGGCATGCTGGGCGAAGGCGTCGGCATCGGCTTCCTGCCGGTCGACTGGGCTCGCGCGCGGCCGGGCGGCCATCTCGTGCAGCTGACGAGCGAGCCGCCGCTGGCGCCGCTTCAATATGCGTTCCAGTGGCGCCGCGGCGACGTGCGCGGGCTGATTCCGTCGATGCTGTCGCTGGTGCGGCATTACGCGGACTTCCGCTGA
- a CDS encoding shikimate kinase, with protein sequence MSAVATAVDARALPDRAFLVGMMGAGKSTLGRALAASLGWTFADSDDEIARRTGRSVAELFDRVGEGGFRLLETQIVDELTQRPNVVVATGGGAVLNPRSRARLSERGCVIYLHADPDALWRRTRDDTRRPLLQVADPRQTLAALYRMRDPLYRECAHALVDTTAQDVACATADVLTVLLARIDAPD encoded by the coding sequence ATGAGCGCCGTCGCCACGGCGGTCGACGCGCGTGCCCTGCCCGACCGCGCGTTCCTGGTCGGCATGATGGGTGCGGGCAAATCGACGCTCGGCCGCGCGCTCGCGGCATCGCTCGGCTGGACGTTCGCCGACAGCGATGACGAGATCGCGCGGCGCACCGGCCGCTCGGTCGCCGAGCTGTTCGACAGGGTCGGCGAAGGCGGCTTTCGTCTGCTCGAAACGCAAATCGTCGACGAACTGACGCAGCGCCCGAACGTCGTCGTGGCGACCGGCGGGGGCGCGGTGCTGAATCCGCGCAGCCGCGCGCGCCTGAGCGAGCGCGGCTGCGTGATCTACCTGCATGCGGACCCCGATGCGCTGTGGCGCCGCACGCGCGATGACACGCGGCGGCCGCTGCTGCAGGTGGCCGACCCGCGGCAAACCCTCGCCGCGCTGTACCGGATGCGCGACCCGCTGTATCGCGAATGCGCACACGCGCTCGTCGATACGACGGCGCAGGACGTCGCGTGCGCGACGGCCGACGTGTTGACGGTGCTGCTGGCGCGGATCGATGCGCCGGATTGA
- a CDS encoding organic hydroperoxide resistance protein, whose translation MSKIEQVLYTGKTHTTSGGRDGAARSSDGRLDIQLSSPGSAGTGTNPEQLFAAGWSACFIGAMQLAARAAKVTLPADLAVDAEVDLGTAGNAYFLQARLNVSVPGLDRDVAQRIVDAAHQTCPYSKATRGNIDVDIRIA comes from the coding sequence ATGAGCAAGATCGAACAAGTGCTGTACACGGGCAAGACGCATACGACTTCCGGCGGCCGCGACGGTGCGGCACGCAGTTCCGACGGCCGCCTCGACATCCAGTTGTCGTCGCCGGGCAGCGCCGGCACCGGCACCAATCCCGAGCAACTGTTCGCGGCAGGCTGGTCGGCCTGCTTCATCGGCGCGATGCAGCTCGCGGCGCGTGCCGCGAAGGTGACGTTGCCGGCCGATCTCGCCGTCGACGCCGAAGTGGATCTCGGCACCGCCGGCAACGCGTACTTCCTGCAGGCCCGGCTGAACGTGAGCGTGCCGGGGCTCGATCGCGACGTCGCGCAGCGCATCGTCGATGCCGCGCACCAGACCTGCCCGTATTCGAAGGCGACGCGCGGCAACATCGACGTCGACATCCGTATCGCTTGA
- a CDS encoding LysR family transcriptional regulator, protein MQRQFDDLLLGSIELFCLAAELGSFTLAANAASVTPAAVSRSVARLEERLGVRLFVRTTRQIRLTDPGRRYFEQCRDALAQLVDAEREATGQQATPAGLLRISMPTPYGHYRVLPLLPAFRERYPDVRVETHLSNRNIDFAEEGYDLAIRGRAPADSNLVARKLEDAELVVVATPGYLKRAGMPAAIDDLHAHECIQFELPSSGRPIPWLFNDGSEEVDVATTGSYGTSGDVLAGVTLARGGAGLFQTYRFIVEQDLRAGTLVEVLPGLGGRSRPFMLLYPHARFLSSRVRVFVDFLVEQLAREPARRPAGTRARRPGASR, encoded by the coding sequence ATGCAACGACAATTCGACGATCTGCTGCTGGGCAGCATCGAGCTGTTCTGTCTTGCCGCCGAACTCGGCAGCTTCACGCTCGCGGCAAACGCGGCGAGCGTCACGCCGGCCGCGGTCAGCCGGTCGGTGGCGCGGCTCGAGGAGCGTCTCGGCGTGCGGCTGTTCGTGCGCACGACACGTCAGATCCGCCTGACCGATCCCGGCCGCCGCTACTTCGAGCAATGCCGCGACGCGCTGGCGCAACTCGTCGACGCGGAGCGCGAGGCAACCGGCCAGCAGGCCACGCCCGCCGGCCTGCTGCGGATCAGCATGCCGACGCCGTACGGACACTATCGCGTGCTGCCGCTGCTGCCGGCATTTCGCGAGCGGTACCCGGACGTGCGCGTCGAAACCCACCTGAGCAACCGCAACATCGATTTCGCGGAGGAAGGCTACGATCTCGCGATTCGCGGGCGCGCGCCGGCCGATTCGAACCTGGTCGCGCGCAAGCTGGAGGACGCCGAACTCGTGGTCGTCGCGACGCCCGGCTACCTGAAGCGCGCGGGCATGCCGGCCGCCATCGACGACCTGCATGCGCACGAATGCATCCAGTTCGAGCTGCCGAGCAGCGGGCGGCCGATTCCCTGGCTGTTCAACGATGGATCGGAGGAAGTCGACGTCGCGACGACCGGCAGCTACGGTACGTCGGGCGACGTCCTCGCCGGTGTGACGCTCGCGCGCGGCGGTGCGGGCCTGTTCCAGACCTACCGCTTCATCGTCGAGCAGGATCTGCGCGCCGGCACGCTCGTGGAAGTGCTGCCCGGCCTCGGCGGCCGGTCGCGGCCCTTCATGCTGCTGTATCCGCATGCGCGCTTCCTGTCGTCGCGCGTGCGCGTGTTCGTCGATTTTCTCGTCGAGCAGCTGGCGCGCGAGCCGGCCAGGCGGCCGGCCGGGACACGCGCCAGGCGGCCCGGCGCATCGCGATAG
- a CDS encoding acyl-CoA thioesterase, producing MSKRHYETPIHVKYRDTDSMGHVSSPVYYDYLQHSYLCYMFDLLGLPRSEKLPHIMVKTQCEYLAPAQFGDNLTIRSSIVRFGSKSFDLEHLMERDDQTIVARGMSTHVMFDYANNTTQAVPDEFKARVLEFQGSL from the coding sequence ATGTCGAAACGTCATTACGAAACGCCGATTCACGTCAAGTATCGCGATACCGATTCGATGGGGCATGTGAGCAGTCCCGTCTATTACGACTATCTGCAGCATTCCTACCTCTGCTACATGTTCGATCTCCTCGGCCTGCCGCGGAGCGAGAAGCTGCCGCACATCATGGTGAAGACGCAGTGCGAGTACCTCGCACCGGCGCAATTCGGCGACAACCTGACGATCCGGTCGAGCATCGTGCGTTTCGGCAGCAAGAGCTTCGATCTCGAACACCTGATGGAACGCGACGACCAGACCATCGTCGCGCGCGGCATGTCGACGCACGTGATGTTCGATTACGCGAACAACACGACGCAGGCCGTGCCCGACGAGTTCAAGGCGCGCGTGCTCGAATTCCAGGGTTCGCTGTGA
- a CDS encoding alpha-hydroxy acid oxidase has protein sequence MPRVLRKMLCLHDFEAAARRALPRPIFGYVSGAAEDNRTRDDNRAVFDEYGFATRVLRNVSQREQGVELFGRRYASPFGIAPMGIHALSAYRGDIVLARAAQRAGIASIMSGSSLIPLEEVAAAAPETWFQAYLPGDAGRIGALLERVARAGYRTLVITVDIPVSANRENNVRTGFTTPLRPGPRLFWDGIVRPRWLAGTFARTLLAHGMPHFENSFATRGAPILSSTVQRDFSARDHLDWGHLERIRQEWKGELVIKGILSVDDAVIARDAGADGIILSNHGGRQLDGAVSPMRILPDVVRALGADYPVMIDSGFRRGSDVLKAVAMGARMVFVGRPFNYAAAVAGEAGVMHAIGLLRDEVDRNMAMLGVERCSGLTPDALIRKGGVPASLTAV, from the coding sequence ATGCCGCGCGTGCTGCGAAAGATGCTGTGTCTCCACGATTTCGAAGCCGCGGCACGCCGCGCGCTGCCGCGCCCGATCTTCGGCTACGTCAGCGGCGCCGCGGAAGACAACCGCACGCGCGACGACAATCGTGCCGTGTTCGACGAGTACGGGTTTGCGACGCGCGTGCTGCGCAACGTTTCACAGCGGGAGCAGGGCGTCGAGCTGTTCGGACGACGCTACGCGTCGCCTTTCGGCATCGCGCCGATGGGGATCCATGCGCTGTCGGCCTATCGCGGCGATATCGTGCTGGCGCGTGCCGCACAGCGCGCGGGCATCGCGTCGATCATGAGCGGCTCATCGCTCATTCCACTGGAGGAGGTCGCCGCCGCCGCGCCGGAAACCTGGTTCCAGGCATACCTGCCCGGCGACGCAGGCCGCATCGGCGCGCTGCTCGAACGCGTGGCGCGTGCCGGCTACCGGACGCTCGTGATTACGGTCGACATCCCCGTGTCCGCCAATCGCGAAAACAACGTGCGGACCGGCTTCACCACGCCGCTGCGCCCCGGGCCGCGCCTGTTCTGGGACGGCATCGTGCGCCCGCGCTGGCTCGCCGGCACCTTCGCCCGGACGTTGCTCGCGCACGGCATGCCGCATTTCGAGAACTCCTTTGCCACACGCGGCGCGCCGATCCTGTCGTCCACGGTGCAGCGGGATTTCTCGGCCCGCGACCATCTCGACTGGGGCCACCTGGAACGGATCCGGCAGGAATGGAAGGGCGAGCTGGTGATCAAGGGCATCCTCAGCGTGGACGATGCCGTCATCGCCCGCGACGCCGGCGCCGACGGCATCATCCTGTCGAACCACGGCGGCCGCCAGCTTGACGGCGCGGTCTCGCCGATGCGGATCCTGCCCGACGTGGTTCGGGCGCTGGGCGCGGACTATCCGGTGATGATCGACAGCGGCTTTCGGCGCGGGTCGGACGTGCTGAAGGCGGTCGCGATGGGCGCGCGCATGGTGTTCGTCGGGCGGCCGTTCAATTACGCGGCGGCCGTGGCCGGTGAAGCCGGCGTCATGCACGCGATCGGGCTGCTGCGCGACGAAGTGGACCGGAACATGGCCATGCTGGGCGTCGAACGGTGCAGCGGCCTGACGCCCGACGCGCTGATTCGGAAAGGCGGCGTGCCGGCGTCGCTGACGGCCGTGTAG
- a CDS encoding RidA family protein, with the protein MTVEQKLADLGLALPEPPNPLGSYTAVSEAGNLLFVSGQLPLVDGKVAYTGRVGEQLSVDDGKHAARLAALNVLAQIRRHLGGFERLSKIVRVEGHVSSADGFFGQPAVIDGASDLFAAVLGDKAGHARSAFSQRQLPADAAVILVVIAAIDPA; encoded by the coding sequence ATGACCGTCGAACAGAAGCTGGCCGACCTCGGCCTCGCGCTACCCGAACCGCCGAACCCGCTCGGCAGCTATACGGCCGTCAGCGAAGCGGGCAATCTGTTGTTCGTGTCGGGACAACTGCCGCTCGTCGACGGCAAGGTCGCGTATACCGGCCGCGTCGGCGAACAGTTGAGCGTCGACGACGGCAAGCATGCCGCCCGGCTCGCGGCGCTGAACGTGCTCGCGCAGATCCGCCGGCATCTGGGCGGCTTCGAGCGCCTGAGCAAGATCGTGCGCGTCGAGGGACACGTCAGTTCGGCCGACGGCTTTTTCGGGCAGCCGGCCGTGATCGACGGCGCGTCGGACCTGTTCGCCGCCGTGCTGGGCGACAAGGCGGGACACGCGCGCTCGGCGTTCTCCCAGCGCCAGTTGCCGGCCGACGCGGCCGTGATTCTCGTCGTGATCGCCGCGATCGATCCTGCGTGA
- a CDS encoding MFS transporter: MSRVSPLATATDSRPTGTLANLRSIFSGSVGNLIEYYDWYVYSAFSLYFAKAFFPNGNLTVQLLNTAAIFAVGFVMRPIGGWLVGLYADRNGRKAALLVSVLAMCVGSLIIGLTPGYDTIGLAAPVLLVFARLLQGLSLGGEYASSATYLSEMADKSRRGFYSSFLFATLSLGQLLAMGVLVVLQQFFLTTAQLESWGWRIPFLLGSLLACSAIFLRSNMQETASFEQHRRSKRRHASIADLFHHKRECLIVAGLTLGGTVAFYAYTTYMQKFLVNSAGMSKADASMVSVISLLAFVAMQPIFGSLSDRVGRRPLLIAFGVLGTLCTVPIFQALRGVQTTGAALALIVAALLIVSLYSSVSAVAKAELFPVGVRALGVGLPYAITVSLFGGTAEYVALWMKSIGHEAWFFYYVSACVLVSLLCYLWMPDPKQVSRIDEA, from the coding sequence GTGTCGCGCGTCAGCCCTCTTGCAACGGCCACGGATTCCCGGCCGACCGGAACCCTCGCGAACCTCCGATCCATCTTCAGCGGATCGGTAGGCAACCTCATCGAGTATTACGACTGGTACGTGTATTCCGCGTTTTCGCTGTATTTCGCGAAGGCGTTCTTTCCCAACGGCAACCTGACCGTGCAGTTGCTGAACACGGCGGCCATCTTCGCCGTCGGTTTCGTCATGCGCCCGATCGGCGGCTGGCTCGTCGGCCTGTACGCGGATCGCAACGGACGCAAGGCCGCGCTGCTCGTCTCGGTGCTGGCGATGTGCGTCGGCTCGCTGATCATCGGCCTGACCCCCGGTTACGACACGATCGGCCTTGCCGCGCCGGTGCTCCTGGTCTTCGCGCGACTGCTGCAAGGGCTGAGCCTCGGCGGCGAATACGCGAGTTCGGCAACCTACCTGAGCGAGATGGCCGACAAGTCCCGGCGCGGCTTCTATTCGAGCTTCCTGTTCGCGACCCTGTCGCTCGGCCAGTTGCTCGCGATGGGCGTGCTGGTCGTGCTGCAGCAGTTTTTCCTGACCACCGCGCAACTCGAAAGCTGGGGATGGCGCATCCCGTTCCTGCTCGGATCGCTGCTGGCCTGCAGCGCGATCTTCCTGCGCAGCAACATGCAGGAAACGGCATCGTTCGAGCAGCACCGCCGCAGCAAGCGCCGCCACGCGTCGATCGCCGACCTGTTCCACCACAAACGCGAGTGCCTGATCGTGGCCGGCCTGACGCTCGGCGGCACGGTCGCGTTTTATGCCTATACGACGTACATGCAGAAATTCCTCGTCAACAGCGCGGGGATGAGCAAGGCCGACGCATCGATGGTCTCCGTGATCAGCCTGCTGGCATTCGTCGCGATGCAGCCGATCTTCGGCAGCCTGTCCGATCGCGTCGGGCGTCGCCCGCTGCTGATCGCGTTCGGCGTACTCGGCACGCTCTGCACCGTGCCGATCTTCCAGGCGCTCCGCGGCGTTCAGACAACCGGCGCCGCGCTGGCGCTGATCGTCGCCGCGCTGCTGATCGTCAGCCTGTATTCGTCGGTCAGCGCCGTGGCCAAGGCCGAACTGTTTCCGGTCGGCGTGCGCGCACTGGGCGTCGGGTTGCCGTACGCAATCACGGTGTCGCTGTTCGGCGGAACGGCCGAATACGTCGCGCTGTGGATGAAGAGCATCGGACACGAAGCGTGGTTCTTCTACTACGTGTCGGCGTGCGTGCTCGTGTCGCTGCTGTGCTACCTGTGGATGCCCGATCCCAAGCAGGTCTCGCGCATCGACGAAGCGTGA
- a CDS encoding DUF4148 domain-containing protein → MNTRLIAALLVAVSASAAAPAFSSETTVTRAQVRAELAQLQHAGYPLNRATDATYPDDLQAALTRIQAADAVAGNDQASGYGGNGDAATQSGRRHAVSVADRSVYFGH, encoded by the coding sequence ATGAATACCCGACTGATCGCCGCCCTTCTCGTCGCTGTTTCGGCCTCTGCTGCCGCACCGGCGTTCTCCAGCGAAACCACCGTGACGCGTGCGCAGGTGCGCGCCGAGCTCGCCCAGCTGCAACACGCCGGTTACCCGCTGAATCGCGCGACCGACGCAACCTATCCGGACGATCTCCAGGCCGCACTCACGCGGATCCAGGCGGCCGATGCGGTCGCCGGCAACGACCAGGCGTCCGGCTACGGCGGCAACGGCGATGCGGCCACGCAATCGGGCCGCCGGCATGCAGTCAGCGTGGCCGACCGCTCGGTGTATTTCGGACATTGA
- a CDS encoding 3-deoxy-7-phosphoheptulonate synthase, with product MHANTWTTNRDAELHLPSPADLAGALQPALRASRTVHLARHAIVDVLNGADDRLVVIAGPCSVHDPAAARDYAARLALQRARFADELEIVMRVYFEKPRTTVGWKGLINDPLLDGSERIDTGLHTARALLCDINGAEMPAATEFLDPLSPRYLADLVAWGAIGARTVESQVHRELASSLPIPIGFKNGTDGNVQVAVDAMCAAARAHRFLSVDTGGRLCAAASPGNPHTHVVLRGGREPNFDAAAVNAACERMAAARCAPRVMIDVSHGNSRRQFRNQLSVGTAVAAQVAAGDTRIVGVLVESNLIEGRQDLVPGVPLRYGQSITDACLSFADTTQLLETLAHAVRARRRGHAPAPDVEFAHEPLLACCA from the coding sequence ATGCATGCGAATACCTGGACGACGAACCGTGACGCCGAGCTGCACCTGCCGTCCCCCGCGGATCTGGCCGGCGCGCTGCAGCCTGCGTTGCGCGCGTCGCGCACGGTTCATCTGGCTCGCCACGCGATCGTCGACGTGTTGAACGGCGCGGACGACCGTCTCGTGGTCATCGCCGGCCCGTGCTCGGTGCACGACCCGGCCGCGGCGCGCGACTATGCGGCACGGCTCGCGCTGCAACGCGCGCGCTTCGCGGACGAGCTGGAAATCGTGATGCGCGTGTACTTCGAGAAGCCGCGCACGACGGTCGGCTGGAAGGGGCTCATCAACGACCCGCTGCTGGACGGCAGCGAACGGATCGACACGGGGCTGCATACGGCCCGCGCGCTGCTGTGCGACATCAACGGCGCGGAGATGCCGGCGGCGACCGAGTTTCTCGATCCGCTGTCGCCGCGCTACCTGGCCGACCTGGTCGCATGGGGGGCGATCGGCGCCCGCACCGTGGAATCGCAGGTGCATCGCGAGCTGGCGTCGTCGCTGCCGATCCCGATCGGTTTCAAGAACGGCACCGACGGCAATGTCCAGGTGGCCGTCGATGCGATGTGCGCGGCCGCGCGCGCGCATCGCTTCCTGTCGGTCGACACGGGCGGCCGGCTATGCGCGGCGGCCTCGCCCGGCAATCCGCATACGCACGTCGTGCTGCGCGGCGGGCGCGAGCCGAATTTCGATGCAGCCGCGGTGAATGCCGCATGCGAACGCATGGCGGCCGCGCGCTGCGCGCCGCGCGTGATGATCGACGTCAGCCACGGCAACAGCCGCCGCCAGTTCCGCAATCAGTTGAGCGTCGGCACGGCCGTCGCCGCGCAGGTCGCGGCCGGCGATACGCGCATCGTCGGCGTGCTGGTCGAGTCGAACCTGATCGAAGGGCGCCAGGATCTCGTGCCCGGCGTGCCGCTGCGCTACGGGCAGAGCATCACCGACGCGTGCCTCTCGTTCGCCGATACCACGCAGCTCCTCGAAACGCTCGCGCACGCGGTTCGTGCGCGCCGGCGCGGCCATGCGCCGGCGCCGGACGTCGAGTTCGCGCACGAGCCGCTCCTCGCGTGCTGCGCATGA
- a CDS encoding SDR family NAD(P)-dependent oxidoreductase, whose translation MSASKVVIVTGASQGIGAETVNAFRARGHRVVATSRSIGPSNDPDLVTVAGDIGDPAVARRVVNAAIEHFGRVDTLVNNAGVFIAKPFTQYTADDYAQITSVNLSGFFHVTQHAIAAMQKHGGGHVVSITTSLVDHANSNVPSVLASLTKGGLNAATKSLAIEYAKAGIRVNAVSPGIIKSPMHAPDTHATLASLHPVGRMGEMSDIVDAILYLDSAPFVTGEILHVDGGQSAGH comes from the coding sequence ATGAGCGCATCCAAGGTCGTCATCGTCACCGGCGCATCGCAAGGCATCGGCGCGGAAACGGTCAACGCATTCCGGGCTCGCGGCCATCGCGTCGTCGCGACGTCACGTTCGATCGGCCCGTCAAACGATCCGGATCTCGTTACCGTCGCGGGTGACATCGGCGATCCGGCCGTCGCGCGGCGCGTGGTCAACGCGGCCATCGAGCACTTCGGCCGCGTCGACACGCTCGTCAACAACGCAGGCGTGTTCATCGCGAAGCCGTTCACGCAGTACACCGCGGACGACTATGCGCAGATCACGAGCGTCAACCTGAGCGGTTTCTTCCACGTCACGCAGCATGCGATCGCCGCGATGCAGAAACATGGCGGCGGCCACGTTGTCAGCATCACGACGAGCCTGGTCGATCATGCGAACAGCAACGTGCCGTCGGTGCTCGCATCGCTGACGAAGGGCGGATTGAATGCGGCGACGAAGTCGCTCGCGATCGAGTATGCGAAGGCCGGCATTCGCGTGAATGCGGTGTCGCCCGGCATCATCAAGTCGCCGATGCATGCGCCCGACACGCATGCGACGCTTGCGTCGCTGCATCCGGTCGGCCGCATGGGCGAGATGAGCGACATCGTCGACGCGATCCTGTACCTGGACTCGGCACCGTTCGTCACGGGCGAGATCCTGCACGTCGACGGCGGCCAGAGCGCCGGGCATTGA
- a CDS encoding glutamate--cysteine ligase, with translation MSNAVGSDHTPIVSEQQLADHLAAGCKPAVQFRIGTEHEKFVVARATHAAAPYDGPSGIAAVLAGLQGDGAPIVDAGRIVGVIQRDGAAISLEPAGQLELSGAPLETLHDTHAELHAHLAAVRGACEPLGLRCAPLGFHPHLARAALPWMPKQRYGIMQRYMPRVGTRGLDMMQRTCTVQVNLDFASESDMARKMRVSLALQPVATALFANSPFAEGRPTGLLSTRAHTWLDTDEDRCGAPALFLSRSFGFERYVSWLLDNVPMYFVRRGDRYADATGWTFRDFMRRRIPHLEGETPTLGDFADHLTTVFTEVRLKRYLEMRGADAGSPAMMVALSAFWTGLLYDPTALSEAETLAAAIDRGTLLTLRRDVPRFGLGASVDGRPLRAFAADALAIAHRGLRARARRDAAGRDESVYLAPLDEIVAGAPTQAEHWLARYRDAWAGDATRIYDEAEI, from the coding sequence ATGTCGAATGCCGTTGGGTCGGACCACACGCCGATCGTCTCCGAGCAGCAGCTCGCCGATCATCTGGCCGCCGGCTGCAAGCCGGCCGTGCAGTTCCGGATCGGGACCGAGCACGAGAAGTTCGTCGTCGCGCGTGCGACGCACGCAGCCGCGCCTTACGACGGGCCGTCGGGCATCGCCGCGGTGCTCGCGGGGCTGCAAGGCGACGGCGCGCCGATCGTCGATGCCGGGCGGATCGTCGGCGTGATCCAGCGCGACGGCGCCGCGATCTCGCTCGAGCCTGCCGGCCAGCTCGAACTGTCGGGGGCGCCGCTCGAAACGCTGCACGATACGCATGCCGAGCTGCATGCGCATCTCGCCGCGGTGCGCGGCGCGTGCGAACCGCTCGGCCTGCGCTGCGCGCCGCTGGGGTTTCACCCTCACCTTGCGCGCGCGGCACTGCCGTGGATGCCGAAGCAGCGTTACGGGATCATGCAGCGCTACATGCCGCGCGTCGGAACGCGCGGGCTCGACATGATGCAGCGCACCTGCACCGTGCAGGTCAACCTCGATTTCGCATCGGAAAGCGACATGGCGCGCAAGATGCGCGTGTCGCTGGCGTTGCAGCCCGTTGCGACCGCGCTGTTCGCGAACTCGCCGTTCGCCGAAGGCAGGCCGACCGGCCTGCTGTCGACGCGCGCGCACACGTGGCTCGACACCGACGAGGATCGCTGCGGGGCGCCGGCGCTGTTCCTGTCGCGCAGCTTCGGTTTCGAGCGCTACGTGAGCTGGCTGCTCGACAACGTGCCGATGTATTTCGTGCGGCGCGGCGACCGCTACGCGGACGCGACCGGATGGACGTTCCGCGATTTCATGCGACGCCGCATTCCGCATCTCGAGGGCGAGACGCCGACCCTCGGCGACTTCGCCGACCACCTGACGACGGTCTTCACCGAAGTGCGGCTCAAGCGCTACCTCGAGATGCGCGGCGCCGATGCGGGTTCGCCCGCCATGATGGTCGCGCTGTCGGCATTCTGGACCGGCCTGCTGTACGATCCGACCGCGCTGTCGGAGGCCGAGACGCTGGCCGCCGCGATCGACCGCGGCACGCTGCTGACCCTGCGGCGCGACGTACCGCGTTTCGGGCTCGGCGCGTCGGTCGACGGCCGGCCGTTGCGCGCGTTTGCCGCCGATGCACTCGCGATCGCGCATCGCGGCCTGCGCGCGCGGGCGCGCAGGGATGCAGCCGGCCGCGACGAATCCGTGTATCTCGCGCCGCTCGACGAGATCGTCGCCGGTGCGCCGACCCAGGCCGAGCACTGGCTTGCCCGCTATCGCGACGCGTGGGCCGGCGACGCGACGCGGATCTACGACGAAGCCGAAATCTGA